A genomic region of Metopolophium dirhodum isolate CAU chromosome 1, ASM1992520v1, whole genome shotgun sequence contains the following coding sequences:
- the LOC132932841 gene encoding uncharacterized protein LOC132932841 produces the protein MPTPNTNLFKKTAIEFYEKWDFPNCVGGIDGKHIRMRCPKNSGSMYFNYKQYFSIVLMAIADANYRFLMIDVGAYGKDSDGSVMSNSNFNTRIENSSLKLPNETKFPKSNISTPFVFIADEAFPLRNYLMRPFPRKQSQENEKAYYNYRLSRARMTIECAFGIMSSKFRILLKTIETTEKMQTLL, from the coding sequence ATGCCTACTCCAAAtactaatctatttaaaaaGACTGCAAtagaattttatgaaaaatgggACTTTCCTAACTGCGTGGGTGGTATAGACGGTAAACATATTAGAATGCGATGTCCTAAAAACTCTGGAAGTATGTACTTTAATTATAAGcagtatttttcaattgttttgaTGGCAATAGCTGACGCAAATTACAGATTTTTAATGATAGATGTTGGTGCGTATGGCAAAGATAGTGATGGTAGCGTTATGAGTAACTCGAATTTTAATACACGTATTGAAAATAGTTCTTTGAAACTTCCAAATGAAACGAAATTTcctaaatcaaatatttcaacTCCTTTTGTTTTTATTGCCGATGAAGCTTTTCCATTGAGAAATTATTTGATGCGCCCGTTTCCAAGAAAACAGTCTCAAGAAAATgaaaaagcatattataattataggctTTCCAGAGCTAGAATGACTATAGAATGTGCATTTGGTATTATGTCTTCAAAATTTCGTAttcttttaaaaacaattgaaactACAGAAAAAATGCAGACCCTATTGTAA